In Balearica regulorum gibbericeps isolate bBalReg1 chromosome 27, bBalReg1.pri, whole genome shotgun sequence, the genomic stretch CAGTTTGGGtgttctcccctccctgccctccctcccccctgaGGTTTGCTGCACCCCCGTACCCCCCAGCAGCTTCGCCCTCGCTGCGGATCTATCGGCAAGGCAAAAGATCAGTTTCCAAATGATCTTGTTCGAAGGGATGGATCTAAGCGGTTCCTTAACAGTATCTTGCTGTCTGTATTTCCCTGCTGCCGGAGGGAATTGGACCGCTGTGATTTTTAATTCTAACAGGCACCTCGGGGGCATTTCTGGAGGTTCGCAGGGAAGAAGCCTCCGTGTATCGTTGTTTCAGAAGATTAAATTTGTTCTAGCAGAACTATGCTGATTTACACTAGCTGAGAAAAGGCAGTTGATGTGTTTCCTCTCTTGGAAATCTCCTTAATTTCTACACTTTCTCCCATGGACTTAGTGGCATCTAAAGTTTTAAGTATGCttagttaaaaaagaaaaataatctttgctaCTCTGCTAGTGCAAATAGTTGTCATCTCACTAAAAAATCAGTTGTAAAGGTACCATCATCCTCTTCCTGCCCTGATGCCTCGGTGCTGGGACTTGGACTGATTTCGCTTGCAGAGagtttgctgctttgaaagCTGACGGCAGCGCTGAACTCTTTGAGCTGTTGCTATTTTAAATAGCTTACATGGGAACGTTCAAACAGCGTCAACACCCGGATATGCAAAACTCATCTGTCATTGCGCTATTGTCCGTGTTCCCGAGGCTTTCTGGTTTAGCTTCTAAAGGCTGTTAAGGCACCGGCGGTTGGCATCTCGGCCGTCGCAGGGCAGAGGGACGGGTTTGGGTGGGGGGAACTGGCACGGCTCCGTCCCGGCTGGGGCCGCCGCCTTCGCTCACGTCCCGGCAAACCTGGTCCCCGGCTGCAGCTCCGTGACCGTCAGGCACTTCGGGTTGCTGTCGCTCGTGGCAAAAAGGGGATTAATTCTCCCTAAAAGGGTGTTGTCCCAGGTGGAGGCTGTGGTGCTGCCCAACAGCACGCAGAAATCTCAGGGGGGGCTCTAAGCCCCTCTGGGACCATTAGCAATTCTGGTATCGAtagcagaaatgcaaatttttttcctttctttttttttttcaagcctAATTTTTAGGTCATATGGCATCTGGTGGCTGAAGCGGCCGTGCTGGGGTCGTATTGGTGCCAGTACGGGATCAGCAGTTCACTCTTTGCCCGCTGGCTCGCAGCGAGGGGTAAAGGCTCCAGGGGGGCACAGGCGGTTTAGGAGGGGCAGAGAGGGGCGATCGCTGTCTCCGGGGCTGGACCATCCCTTTCTGCCCCCAAAAGAGCCTGCAATATTTTACAGCTGCAGATTGACCCCAGAGCAGTGCTATCATGCGTGCTGAATTACACGCTTTTAAAATCTTGggcttttttggcttttttttttttgtttttttttactgttagtGACAAGAGAGGCTTGTGCGGCAACTACAAGATGCTGATCGTTACTGCGAATGGGGACCCCTCTCCTAATTAGCGCTAGGAAGAGCgacacagtattaaaaaaaaaaaaaaaaaagagagaaaaggatgctttctgcttaaaaaaagcGGTTACCACCAGGAGGGACTCCAGCCGTTCAAGTAGTAGAGGCAAGGCAGGTAGTGCCAGCCGCCCCGCAGAGCGAGCAGCGATGCTCCGGGGAGCTCGGCCGCTTTCTGCCCCGCCAGACGCGTGTCCAGTCTGCTGATTTCGGAGGCGACCTGTTTCCTCTTGGTTTTATACCTCCTGTTCTGGAACCAGATTTTCACCTGGGTCTCGGTAAGCTGCAGGTTTTTGGCCAGGTGGGCTCGCTCAGGGGCCGAGAGGTATTTTTGGTGGCTGAATTTCCGCTCCAGTTCGATGACTTGGGTGTGGGAGAACGCTGCCCGAGAACGCTTCGCCTGCTTGGGGGGGCGCTGGgcgctgggcaggggctgcagcggggGGTCGCAGTCTGACAGGTAGGTCTCCGCCGTGACGTCTGCAGGAGGAAAGAGCTGAGAATTACCCGCTTGGAAATTGCCCGAATCCcttgctttttcccttccagaaagcaaaatattcatattatctcagaaatattttcatttaatggaGTGAACGCTGTCTTAAAGTCATATAAggaaattttttcttcctaaatcaCACTTTCTTAATTCATATAAGCATGCATTCAATATGCACATACATTCAAGGGACTAAAATAATACAAAGGGATATTTTGCAATGCTGGTGAAGGTCTGCCTAAAACCTCAAGGTACTGTTGTTACATACATTATGGCATTGACAGCTCTTGAGATTTTTATGGCAGAATTCATATTATTAGGCACTTCTTTGAAATGTCCTCCTCTGTCTGTGCAAAAATCCCAGTCCTCCGAGAAAATAAGTTTCTGTCCTCAAGCTATGGACTCAGAAATGGGAAATCAGTGCAGCTGAAAGCAGGCTGCAGTTAGAAAGCATCAGAAGCaaattcctctcttttctctttcacgACTCCAAGGCAATACCAAGAAATTTTGGGGCggatttttaaaacttcaggcCTGGCATTACACATATAGCTGCAGACCCGGACTGGGATCACAACTCCAAAGCAGCATCTCAGTGTTTGCCTCCAACTTATTTCTCGTGGCACCGTTCAGTCGCCTGAGCCGCAACCCAGGAAGGTGCTGAGCTCCCTGGGAAGTGTCACCTATAACTGTTAAAACTTCTCAAGTCAATTTATTTATGTAGTTAGTTCCTTTTTTGTGTATTACCCAGCTTGGGATGgaaataggctttttttttttttttttttagtcatttcATAGTATATTTTCTTAAGATGTGAGCATAATGCTCAAGATAGAAACAACGGGCTTAATTCCCAGCTTGTGTAAGTCGTGGTAGTGCCACCAGAACCCCCAGAGCCGCGCTGATTTACACTAGCCGCTTTCCGGGGGATTTGGTACGGCTTTTAATGATTTTCGTAATAATCAGCCTGGTGGCTGTTTCTGAACTCGCTTTTATACAGAAGCTTCTTTTAATAGAATTGAAACGTAAAGCCAAAATTCCCCTGGCAAGGGCTCTTAGCAAGCGAGAGCCGGTCGCTAGAGAGTTCCAAATTGCCTTTTTGGCTATTGCAGCTCAGCCCAGGACTGCttgggcagggagaggctgagcccttcccgcagccccggccACGCTCGCGCTGCTACCATCAGAGAGGCACTGCTCAAAAAAACCTGCTTCCGAGTGTGATTTTTGGTATGTTGCTTCTGCCTGCAATGAATTTAGCGGTTGCATACTAGAAAGGGATGCTGGGGCAAGAGGAGCAGGATCGTTATTAATAAACCAGGGGATGTGCAGCGGTACAGGCAGGAACACACTGCTGGGCACGTGGGAAAGTGGAGCCCTGCTGCAAACGGCACAAATTCAACACGGGGACTTTCCAAATATCCCCGGACCGGAGGCGCCGACGAGCTCGGCTGCGGCAGCATCGCTGCGCTGAAGGACGGGCACAAACTGCCTCTCTGAGCTAGCAGCCCTAAGGTGCCCTCGCTGGGGACCTTCTGCATTAAGAGGGAACTTTATTTCCCACGATATCGCAGAAATCCATtgactggtttgtttttttaaaacgtCATTTTAGGCAGATTCAGTCCTTTGAGTTATTTGAAGCGCCTGGCGAAAGGTTTGCACGCAGTTGCTATTTCTCTTACTTTCCCGCTGCTAGAGCACAGATACTCCCTGGCATTTAAAGCACGGATTATTTGGCTCTGGGGTGCTCGAGGCAGCCGGGTCTGGATCCTGCCCCTCGGTTGACCCGAGCGTAGACATTGCCGATCCATTCCCCAGCCAACGGGCTCAGCCAGGAGCTTCCACCCCCTTACCTGCGTCCGCCTCATGGGGTGTTCCTCGGACCTGGGCTGGGGATGCTCCTGGGGGACGAGGGCTCCCGGGGGGGTGCCCTGGGGTAGCCCCCGGGGCTGAACTGCCCTCGCTGCCCTGcgctgtggctgcccctgggtCACCGTCCTCCGGGCTGCCAAACCCTCCGCTCTTGCCCCGCTCCGGCTGTGCTCCCCGCTCTGCCCCGTCCCAGAGGATGTCTTGGATGAGGAAGGATGTCCGGGGCCTGGAGGAGACCGGCACGGTCTGCTGGGCTGCCATCGGGGTCCGGCTCATCCctgctggggtgctgctgggtgctcTCTGCCTCCTTGCGGGGAGCACCCCGGcactcatcctcctcttcctctccctgcccagagGCGTGCTGGCTTCCCACCCTCCCGGCTCTGCATTTATACGGCAGGCAGCCAAGCCTCCCAGGCCTGATTGGAGATCCCTGGCAGGAGTCTACGCCCTTCGGTTGTGTCTTGGCTCCCACGAGTTTTCTGGCTGCTTGCTTCTCCCTCTCGCTCAGGACGCCCTTCCCCACGGatccacggggtcacagccaAACCTCAGCCTCCTCCGTGCCCCCCTCTTGCTCCTTTGCTGGCAAATCCCCCCCGCGCTGTTACGATGAGAGATGGATGCCTGAGTGAGTTCATCCATTTTAGGATCAGAATGCTGCCAGGGTGGGGGTTTTGGCAGGAGGAACGGGGAGCAGCATCGCTGCCTTGGAGGGATGCTCTGCGAGGGGACCGCTTCTGCATCCGCCACCCCAGCTCCAGCGAGCTGATGCTCTGCTTGTTCCTACTTAAGGAAGTGATTTACGTCCCAGAGTAATCCCCAGAGCTCTTTggggaaatgctgttttcaggggaaaaaagtgaagacAATAAAAGtattgttttttggtttgtggggtttttttattttgacgGCTTTGAGGGTTTTCTTCTAAACCTTCCACTTTGATGCACGTTCAGTTTGTTGAAAAATGGAGGGAATGTCAAAGACATTTTCATCGgctttgcaaagctgctctAACGAGGGCTCTAAAATGGCAGTTAAGATGTAACAGGGAGGGCGGATCCAGAGGCAAATGCTTGCACAGAAAGGGGCAGAGGGTTCACATGAAAATTTAAGCCTAAACCTCAGACTCATTCCTGCACCAGCTGTGGAATGGGACGGCATTCATTTAAGCAGCCGTAGTGCCTTTATACACCATCCTGCAAGGCCCTCTGTTCAAAGGCACCCGAAAGGAGCAAAACTTTCCCGATTCCAAGAAAAACCATGAGTCCAGCTCTGTTCTAACAGAGTTTTTCCCGAGTATCTATTTGTAGTTGTTCTTCTAGAgtttctgtttggaaaacaaCTCCCTGCTCGCCGCACAAACAGCCGCGAAACGCCCTCGGATGGGGGCAGCGCGTGATTAAAAAATCACCTTGCCCCATCATAAGGCAAAGCAATCTGGTGGGAGCAGGATTCGGCTCCGTGGATGCAGACGAGCAGCATCCCCGGGGCCTGCAGGCACCCTCTGACCGACGTATGTATATATAGTCACCCCCTATAGCCCCGTTGTCTGCAAActccttttgctgttgaaaTAACGTAGCACTAATCAGCTCTTCTATTCCTAAAGCCTTCACTCAAACTCAGCCCCTCTTCCTCAGCCGAAAAGCCCGggcatggttttttttttcttaactttaaaaaggggaaacaataGATTTGCTTGAAATCCCCTGAGGACTTTGTTGATTTTATAGGAGGGTGTTTGGTTACAGCAGCCCAAAGCCCAGAGCAGGTTGGGCAGACGTGCCCCAAACCCTGATTTTAACCTGCCCTTTCCTCTCGCTCTTTAACCTGCTGATGCTCCTGGCTTAGAAAATTCCCCCTGTATTCACTGGATGCTTGGAAAACTCCAGTAGCTTCAATACTTCAGCCTCATTAACCTCCTACAGTCTCAGAAAGGGAATTTGGAAAGATTTATATAGCAATTGGATCCCAAGAGTATTATTGCAGCCGTGCCCTGGCCGCCGGCCCTCTGACCCCCCCGGCCTCGCTTCTGGAGAGCAGATTAGGAACCGGCGTGAGGTGCCGCTGTgggtggggggctgccccaCGGCTCCCTGCCCACCCGCTCCGGTGCTTGAGCCGGATGCCACTGTGCTGCccggggtggagggggggggctTGGGATGATGGGGAGCCCCGAGGGGCACCGGTGGGTCCCCTGGCAGGACCGGGGCTCGGCACGCACCCCGCTGGGCTTGCCGAGGGCATGTCGGCGTGACCGTGGGCGCAGCGCCGTGCGGGGATGCTCGCTCGGGTCAGGAAGCCGTGCTGCTCCCCGGGGACACTCCGTGCTGAATTCGGCAGGCGATTTTCCCCTGCAGAGCCCCCACCCCTGCTGATGTTAAGCTGCCCTTGGTGCTGTCAGAGATCGGCACGTGCCTGCACGCCCAGGCACTCAGCCTGTTGTGCGTCCATAACTATTTTGGGCTCTGGCACAAATTCACCAACATAAGACCCAGCAGAAGGGCTTCTCTTCCCAGAAGCCGGGCAATTCCCTTCCTTCCAGGAGGATCATTTCACTTCGATTCAGCATTTTCCTGCAAATAGAGCGTGGGCTGTTACACCTCTGCTTTGCAGCCCGAGCTTTTACCACAACCGTCAGTGAAACCTCCTGGTGCCGTCCGTGTGCTTGACTCCTCTGTCCGGAGGTCTGTCCCGGGCAGCCTCGTTCCACGGCTCTTTCGTGGTCAAGTGCCTTGTCCCTGCATCTCCAGCTCCCGCATCCTCGGCTCGCTCGGTGAAAATAACTCGTAGCTGATGAGCGGTGAGTAATTTGGCCCGGGACAGGAGTTTTGGGCCAGGAGAAGGCTTTGAGGAACTGTGGGCTGGGTTGTGTGTGCGTTTGGGAAAGCTCGTTTTGGCAGCGGTTGGTGTAGCGGGTAATTTCTGATTCGGGCTGGAAAAGAGGGGTTTAAAGCAACAGCGCCGGCACGTGCCGCAGCGAGGCAGGTGACAGAGGGGCTCTGGCCAACACCAGGGGTTTAAGGGTATCCCTACGGGAACTGGGCTTTCGGGAAGCCCCTCCAAAACATATGGAGGGACATAAACGATGCCTTTGGTGCTCGTGATTCCCattttcaggttgttttttttttttccgaagCAATTTCCTTCTTTGATTTCTGTGCTTATTTGGGGGGAGTTTCATGTGATTTGCCTCATTTTGTCGCTGAccctcaaaggaaaaaaactctcAGTGTTGTTAAGACTTGCAGGTGAGCCCATGCATTGGGGCCACTGCTGTTCGCCGGGGCTTTCCCCGATGCCAGCAGCATTTCCTGGTGCAAGGACCCTGTCATGTCCCCTGGCTGCTccacagccaggacagagaCCCAAGACCCAGCTGATTTTGGGAGATAGCCCTGAGTGAGTGCGGATGGAcgagggggaggagagggggcaGCACCCAGAGCGGCTGTCACCTTACCCAGTCCTTTCCAGGATCTCGGTGGGGCTGCAAAGCCTCGGAGCGGCAGGACGCCGAGCAAGCTGTCTCGCCAAGAgggtttttctggtttggtttggatgTCAGGGATGTCCCTTTTGGGAAGCAAGTGAAAGCCGGAGTGATGGGGCTGAGTGGGATTAGAGATAAAAGCTTAATTGCCTCCTGCAAGACTCTTTTCACCAAACGCCGGGAGGATAAGACACTGTGGGGAAaggagcggggaggaggggcAGCAGCCTGGAGGGGGGACGCAGGTTGCGAGGGGACATTTTCCCTGTCCCGTGCGGTGGGAGTTGCGTGCGGGTTGCTGTCTGGCTCCGTCCATGGGATCTCTTGGCATTGTAGTGGAAAGATCTCTGTTAAACCAGTATCTTGCACCGGGCATTGACCTCTGTGtggtttttcccccctccccgatACGAGTAAAGCCTGCACTGGGAGGCCAGGGGCAGCCCGATGAGTGGGTCGGTCTAACGAGGTCTCACTGCGTTTATTGTCCAAGTGTGAGGCTGTGGATTCGTGCCGCCTGTTGGGGATGTGGCTGTGCTCCCCTTCGATCTGCCCCGGGACCTTGCAGTGCCATTCGGCCCTTCTATATCATAAACATATATAGATAGATACGTAgatataaatatacatacagtCCTTTGATCGGCAAAGCCCTTGATGCCGACGGATCCCGCTTTGGGGGATCCTGCACCTCTTGGTTCAGCACCGGTGGTGCTGGTGTGATTCAGGTGGCACCAACGCACGGTGTGATCCTGTAACCGCGGAGCTGCCCCACCATGACCCTGCCAACCCATTTTACTGGTGAGGGAAGAGCAACAGAGAGCCGAGAACACTTGCCAAGAGTTAGGGAGGGGGTTAAACCTTGGGAGCTCCCCACGCTTGGACTACAAGGCAATTATCTTTCTGGGTTAATTATTACTATTAagattgatttctttttttcctttggatcaGATCGTTATGCTCAAATGCAAGCTGTGGATAGGAAAAGTCAAAATACTAAATGAGGGATGGTGAGAGAGTGAAAACACTCAACTTCATCAAtttgtttatttgcaaataataataatgataaagacagaaattaacACCTGTGCTGGGAGATATTAAGAAATATAAATCAGAAATGTATCTCAAAAGATTAGAGGAACTCAAAGCTTTAAATAGTGTTCATAAAAAAGTGACTGCACAGCGATGTGCACAGACCCTGTTTTCCAGTTGTCCTTAGGAAGAAAACCAGTGTTCACACCCTCGTGATGGCCGTGCACCGGCAGCCTGGCAGATCAAACCCTCTGGGAGCGGGAAGGGCCAGATTccaaaacatttgtgtttaaataaataaatgccctCAGCCATTAGGTCCCCAAAGTCGCCGTGCTGGAGCGGCAGCGTCCCCCTGTCTCCTGACCTGCCTTTGCGGAGATGTGACCTGGAGGGGACGGATGCCCTGGAGACGTCCCACTGTCCGGGGCGGCAGAAGCCCTCTGGATTCAGCTCCTGTCCTGACGACGGCCGGGCTCTGGAGCGGAGGGCGGCTTTCCTCAGCGCTTGTCAGGCGGTCCTGACCTCCATGCCCATCTACCAAGCCCTGATCCCCGCTTGCACAGTGGCTTGCAAGCACGCGGGCTGGTGCTGAGCGGCGCTGGCCATGCCCATGCTCACGTTCACGGTGTGGCTGCTGGGGGTGGCATTGGGGGGCACCCCGGCGTAGCCCCCCCCCATAGCTAGCACCGTACGGGCTGCTGCTATAGGCACTGTAGTAGGAGCTATAGGAGTAAGGGCTGGCGGTGATGCCGTATGGGGCTGGATAAGGCTGGGAGCCCCCAAGACAGGGTTTGCCATCCCTGACCAGCACGGGCACTGCCACCCTCCGTGGGGGCAGCGGGTGGGCAGCCAGCTCCAGGGATTTATCCTGCCTTTGCCTCTTGCACTTGTACCTCCGGTTTTGGAACCAGATTTTCACCTGCGTGGAGGTGAGCTTGAGCACGCTGGCGAGATGCTCCCTTTCCGGAGCGGAGAGGTATTTCTGTTGCTTAAATCGCCGCTCCAGTTCAAATACCTGAGCTTGGGAGAATAAAACTCGGGGTTTTCTCCGCTGTCGCTGCTTGGGATGGTG encodes the following:
- the NKX3-1 gene encoding homeobox protein Nkx-3.1; this encodes MSAGVLPARRQRAPSSTPAGMSRTPMAAQQTVPVSSRPRTSFLIQDILWDGAERGAQPERGKSGGFGSPEDGDPGAATAQGSEGSSAPGATPGHPPGSPRPPGASPAQVRGTPHEADADVTAETYLSDCDPPLQPLPSAQRPPKQAKRSRAAFSHTQVIELERKFSHQKYLSAPERAHLAKNLQLTETQVKIWFQNRRYKTKRKQVASEISRLDTRLAGQKAAELPGASLLALRGGWHYLPCLYYLNGWSPSWW